DNA sequence from the Methanofollis formosanus genome:
AAGGGGGAGAAAGACGGCAGCCGAACTATCGGAGGGTGCCTACGCCTCCCTGGGAAGGGTACCTTCCCAGTTACTTTCTTGCCGCCGCAAATGCCGACCAGCCGGTGATCTCGTCGGCGGTGATGGTACCGAAAGAAGCCCTCCTGGAGGTCGGCGGATTTCCTGAGGGGACCCCGGTGGGAGAAGATGTGATCACCTGGTTCAGGATCGCCCTCACCAGAGAGATCGTCTTCACATGGGAGGCCGGAGCGGTCTATCATATGGAGGCGACGAACAGAAGCGCCGATGAAGCACGAAACCCATATTGGACACATAAAATTATAGATGAAGCAAATTCCGCACTTATAGGATGTCTGGTCCCGAAGAGAAAAATACCCGAGGTGCGAGAGTTCATTGCGGGCAAACAACTCTATCTTGCCTCATCCATGCTCAGGCAGGGAATGCGGGTGGAGGCGCGGGCCTATCTTGAAGCGTGCGTGACCGAACGTTTTTCCGCCGAAAAGATGCGCCTCTCCTTCCTG
Encoded proteins:
- a CDS encoding glycosyltransferase family 2 protein is translated as MTPEGRAPAVSVVVPLYNKAPYIKRALQSVLSQTFQDFEVIVVDDGSTDGGNLLVGEGHDPRVRVVGQENKGASAARNLGIREAQAKWIAFLDADDEWMPTFLATVMRLRDRFPGAGAYATAWMKIEEEGGERRQPNYRRVPTPPWEGYLPSYFLAAANADQPVISSAVMVPKEALLEVGGFPEGTPVGEDVITWFRIALTREIVFTWEAGAVYHMEATNRSADEARNPYWTHKIIDEANSALIGCLVPKRKIPEVREFIAGKQLYLASSMLRQGMRVEARAYLEACVTERFSAEKMRLSFLAALPSWAYLVLSGAHQRTRGLE